One Oncorhynchus keta strain PuntledgeMale-10-30-2019 chromosome 11, Oket_V2, whole genome shotgun sequence DNA window includes the following coding sequences:
- the LOC118390745 gene encoding endonuclease domain-containing 1 protein-like, which translates to MVSCIIARAQALAWVLVLVMVEAEVQENYSPACREFMYMGTPPLGLENKALKKICQRYNGKPRFVTLYDTFDHIPVYSAYTFKRSDGTKKVDVPWMYEPQLATVSDFGEMQPFPQGDLHRSFEDAQAVLEDYSNTVNFERGHLNPDEHQSDPNDKAATYTLTNVVPQAREFNIGPWKTHEHTIRRRLNNYCRGTAYMVTGVTTSGNMIRRHNIDRVAVPTYLWSAYCCIDYDRNTPFEERTKFPAYAAHGLNEKERPEVLEMSVQQLENFLKSVTFVDKTFQIFYDNCVSPDNGLHMT; encoded by the exons ATGGTTTCTTGCATCATAGCGCGAGCTCAGGCGTTGGCCTGGGTGTTAGTTCTGGTGATGGTGGAGGCAGAGGTACAGGAGAACTACTCACCTGCGTGCCGCGAGTTCATGTACATGGGCACACCACCACTGGGACTTGAGAACAAAGCACTAAAGAAGATTTGCCAGCGCTACAACGGCAAGCCACGTTTTGTCACCCTGTATGACACCTTTGATCACATCCCCGTCTACTCTGCCTACACATTCAAGCGCTCTGACGGCACCAAAAAGGTTGATGTGCCCTGGATGTACGAGCCACAG ctcgccacagtgtctgattttgGGGAGATGCAGCCCTTTCCTCAAGGCGACCTCCATCGCAGTTTTGAGGATGCCCAAGCGGTGCTGGAAGACTACTCCAACACAGTGAACTTTGAGCGTGGCCACCTAAACCCTGACGAGCACCAGTCTGACCCCAACGACAAGGCAgccacatacaccctgaccaacGTGGTCCCTCAGGCCCGGGAGTTCAACATCGGCCCCTGGAAGACCCACGAGCACACCATACGCCGCCGCCTCAACAACTACTGCCGCGGCACCGCCTACATGGTCACTGGTGTCACCACCTCAGGGAACATGATCCGCCGCCACAACATTGACCGTGTGGCCGTTCCCACCTACCTGTGGTCAGCTTACTGCTGCATCGACTACGACCGCAACACGCCCTTTGAGGAGCGCACCAAGTTCCCAGCCTACGCGGCCCACGGTCTCAATGAGAAAGAGAGGCCTGAGGTGCTGGAGATGTCTGTTCAACAGCTGGAGAACTTCCTCAAGAGTGTCACCTTTGTGGACAAGACCTTTCAGATCTTCTATGATAACTGTGTATCCCCTGATAATGGCCTGCACATGACTTGA